GCGTTGATGTAATCTACCATCGAGGCGAGCGTCGTACTCTTGCCGCTGCCCGTGATGCCCGCGATGAGAACCAACCCCTGTGTCTTCTGCGAGATGGTCTCCATCGATGAAGGTAGATAGAGCTGATCAAAGCTGAGAATCTTGTTGGATACACGTCTTGCCGCAATCGCGGAGCGACCGCGTGTTCGGAACAGATTCACACGAAAGCGATGATTGCCTTTGTCACCAAGGTCAAAATCGAAGCCAATATCAAGCGAACCAGCCTCGCTGTAATGCTTCCATTGCAAATCGGTCAGCGAGGCTTCCACCCAGGTCTCAAAATCCACAGGATCAATGACCGCATCGAGGTTTTTAAGTGAACCACGAATGCGCAGCTTGGGAGAAAGCCCGCCGCGCAGCAGCAGGTCGGACGCTTCGTTATCCACCGCAGCTTTGAAGAACTTGCGCAGCGGAGTATCAGACGGACTTTTGCGCTGGGTTACATGCTCGACGCTGATGGAGGCACTCTGCGTGGTCAAATGTCACCTCGGTAGAGTAGGCGTTGCCCGCTGATTTCATGGGCGGTTACAACCCGTCCGCATGCCGGAACCGGTGATGGTCCCGCCCAATTTATGTCATTCTTACCGGTAATCCGCGTTCGGCCAAATATGCCTTCGTCTGACCAATGGTGTATTCGCCGTAGTGAAAGATGCTGGCCGCCAGCGCCGCATCAGCACCGCCTCCTCCTGCCTCGATGGGAGCGAGAATGCGGGCCATGTGTTCCGGGCCGCCACAGCCGCCCGATGCGACGACCGGCACATCGACCGCCGCCGCCACCGCCGCCGTCATCTCCAGGTCATAGCCCGCCTTGGTGCCGTCGGCGTCCATACTCGTCAGGACGATCTCTCCGGCACCGCGTTCCACCACTTCCTTTGCCCAGGTAACGGCATCAAGTCCCGTCGGCCTCCTGCCTCCGTGCGTGTGAACTTCAAAGACAACATCAGATCTTGCATGACTCGATTGCGGGTTGCGTCTTGCTCCCTCTTTCCGCCGCTGGGCGAACTCATCAAACGGCACGCGCTTGGGGTCGATGTTCACCACCGTCGCACATCGACCAAATCGACGCGCGGTTTGCGTGATGATGTCGGGATTCACCACCGCAGCCGTGTTGATGCTCACCTTTTCCGCGCCTGCCTGGATCAGCGCGGTTACATCATCGATCGTGCGGATTCCTCCGCCGACCGTAAACGGCATGAAGCATTGCTCCGCTACCTGGCGGACCACGTCGAGCATGATTCCGCGGTCTTCATGGCTGGCGGTGATATCGAGAAACACCAGCTCATCCGCACCGGCTGCATCGTACTGCCGCGCTATCTCCACGGGATCGCCCGCATCTCGGAGCTGCACGAAGTTGACGCCCTTGACGACGCGGCCGGCTTTGACATCGAGGCAGGGAATAATTCGGTGGGTCAGCAAGACGAGGATTTTAACAGCGATTCTGCCGTGGCGCGTAACCGCTGATTACTGCGTCCGGTGATACGTGTTGAACGACGCCATCGTCGCACTGACCTTGATCGCCTCGTCGATCGTCTCATGGGTGACGCCCAGCTCCAGCAGTCGCGCGACGTGGCTGGCGGTACATTTCTTGCAGTTGTTGATGTTGCTCACCACGACATTGATCAACTCGACCATGGTTTCTTCGAGGCTGGTTTTCTGAAACGTGAACGCCCGCAGTCCCGGCGAAAGATGCTCAAATGCGGGATCACCTGCCAGATCCTTGAATTTGAAGTACGTGTTGTACATCGTGCAGGTTGCTGTGACCGCGAGTATTTCCGCAGCCTGAACCTCCGTCCAGCCGGCCGCGACCACATCTTTGGCGTGCGCCCGTACACAGTGGACGCAATTCATCGCTGAACTGGTCGCCAGTGCCAACGCTGCGCGCTGTTTGCCGTCAAGCAGTTTTCCCGGATTCTGATGGTGGACAAACTTTTTGTAGTTGTTGTAACTGTCGGAGAGATACGCCTCGGAGTGCGCCATCATCTGGTATCCGACAGGAACCTGGCCGTTACCGATGGTCTCCTTGATGCGTTCGTAAATGCTCTGGATGGCTTCGGAGGCTTTATCAGGTGCGATGGGTGGGGTTACGGGCATGTTGTGATCCTTGGTTTTTGAAATAAGGTTTGGCTGAAACTGTATGCGTCTCCGCAGCGAAGGCAAATGTAAAAGGAAACCGATGGGAAAATCATGTGATTGGGATGAGTTATCATCCCGATCTTCAAGAGAAAATCTGAGTCACTTTACCCTGAACCTTTTCTTACCCTAGAATGTCGGACCCATGGCCAAGAAGCCGCCCAAAGTACTGGCTCTGCTTGACGAAGACCTCTGCACGGGGTGCGAGGCCTGCGTCTCAGTTTGTCCGGTGGATTGCATCGACACCCTTCCGGGACCGGAGCACCAATGGGTGCTTCAGAACTGCTCGATCGATCTGCCGCGGTGCATCGGGTGTACGTTGTGCGCCCAGGTGTGCCCGTGGGATTGCATCATAATGGTGCCCAGCGATCAGATGTTGCGGGAAAAACGCTTCGCGGACGAATTCGCGAAGTAACAAGGGCTTCAGACGGTGTCAGCCATGACGCTGTGAGCCGCGCTTGCGGTTCAACTTTCACCAGGAGAAACCAGATGCAGGACAAAAAGCGCAAAGAAATCGTGGCGGAACTCCAGAAGAGTTACGGCATGGAACTTGAAACGGTCATCAACTACCGTGCCAATTCCGTGCATCTCGACGGCATCCGTGCCAAGCACATCAAGGACAATCTCCTCGCGGAGGTCGCCGATGAATCGACACATGCCACCATCGTTGCCAACCGCATCAAGGTGCTTGAAGGCCGAATCCCCGGTTCACTGGAGCTTAACTTTTGTCAGAAATCGCTCCAGCCGCCTGCCGACAATCTTGATGTCAAAGCGGTGATTCTCGGCGTGCTCGAAGCCGAAAAAGGCGCAATCGAACAGTACCAGAAGATCATCGATCTCTGCGATGGTGTGGATCCTGTGACGCAGGATATCGTCACCGGCCTCAAAGGCGACGAAGAAGAGCACTATCGGCTCTTCAAAGGCTTCCTCGCGGAAGCTGAGTCAATGAAGCTTTGATGTCGTGATGCGATTAACCCGCCGGATTGGCGCACGCGCCGAATTCACGGATCAACAACTCAGTCTCATGGAGCGTTCAATGCCCGCCTGCGTCGGCGTGTTCGCCTGTTTCCGCTTTTGCGGATTTACGGGCGACTTTTCGGACAGGAGCTTTGGGTGTTGATTTGGGCTTGACTTTGGATTTGGCCCCGTGGCTATCCGTCTCGCCGTGGCCGGATGACTCGCCGGTTTCAGCTTTTTCACCGTGTCCGCCCCCGCCGGCTCCGTGGTCTTCCACTAATGGAGCATTGGGGTTCGGCTCGCCGGTGACGTGGAAAACTGTTCTGGCCATCAACAACATCGAGCCGTTGAAGATTGTCAGCAGTGCCACCCAGCCCACGCCATCCCGCACGGGTTTGCTGGCGTGAAGCAGCGGCGCGTTGACGATCATCAGCACCCGTCGCAGCAGACTGGGGGCGTTGGGGTCTCGCGGTTTGCTGACTTTCGGCGGTTTGGGTGCTTTGACGGGCTTGGAGTGCTTTTCGGGTTGCTCGTCGAGTTCCCGCGCTACGGAGGCGGCTGTGGCGGAGAAGCTCGCCGTGGCCGCGGGCATTGCCGCTTCGCTGTTGAGCAGGTCTTCCGGGCTGGCGAATGCGCCTTCAAGGTCAGGTTCTGCTTCCTCCGTGTCGGCGGATCGCTCCTGCCACTGCGGGGCTTCGGTTGCATTCAACTGGTCAACATCCGTCGTCTGGCCTGTGACCTGGGCGACCGTCTCGAAATCATCAGCGATCGCGTCATCAGCATTTTCAGCCAGCACTTCGTCGATCTTCTGCACCACCGCTTCTGTTTCAGCGGATTCGCCGGAAGTCTCGGTGGATGTATCAGTGGCATCACTCATCATTGCCGTCGTAGCAGTTCCCGCAGGTTTGGAAGACGAACCATCGGCCGTTTCCTTGGCGGTGTCGAGTAGTTCCTGGATTTGTTTTGCCAGATCGTCGCCGGCCAATTCACTCTCCGCTCGGGCGGTATCGGCGGCAGTACCTGCACCATCAGCCGAGACGGCTCGCTGCGGATCCATTTGCTGTGTGTGGTCGGCGGACATCATCACATCGAGTTGCTCGTTGAGCGTAGGGGCAGTGGCATCGTCAGGCGCAGCGGTATCGCTGTCACCGGACAGCAGCGAATCAATCTGCTCGTCGAGTGCTCCCGTCTCGTCAGCCGCGGTCTGTTTGGGTTTTTCCTCCACAGCGTCTCCTGAACTCGACGCCCCGACGGCACGGACCTCTATCCAGTTTCAAACTCGCCTTGCCGTAACGTGCGAGATTGTCATAAACTCACAGCGACTGAAAGGTTTTA
The DNA window shown above is from Phycisphaeraceae bacterium and carries:
- a CDS encoding carboxymuconolactone decarboxylase family protein encodes the protein MPVTPPIAPDKASEAIQSIYERIKETIGNGQVPVGYQMMAHSEAYLSDSYNNYKKFVHHQNPGKLLDGKQRAALALATSSAMNCVHCVRAHAKDVVAAGWTEVQAAEILAVTATCTMYNTYFKFKDLAGDPAFEHLSPGLRAFTFQKTSLEETMVELINVVVSNINNCKKCTASHVARLLELGVTHETIDEAIKVSATMASFNTYHRTQ
- a CDS encoding 4Fe-4S binding protein, whose amino-acid sequence is MAKKPPKVLALLDEDLCTGCEACVSVCPVDCIDTLPGPEHQWVLQNCSIDLPRCIGCTLCAQVCPWDCIIMVPSDQMLREKRFADEFAK
- the hisF gene encoding imidazole glycerol phosphate synthase subunit HisF; this encodes MLTHRIIPCLDVKAGRVVKGVNFVQLRDAGDPVEIARQYDAAGADELVFLDITASHEDRGIMLDVVRQVAEQCFMPFTVGGGIRTIDDVTALIQAGAEKVSINTAAVVNPDIITQTARRFGRCATVVNIDPKRVPFDEFAQRRKEGARRNPQSSHARSDVVFEVHTHGGRRPTGLDAVTWAKEVVERGAGEIVLTSMDADGTKAGYDLEMTAAVAAAVDVPVVASGGCGGPEHMARILAPIEAGGGGADAALAASIFHYGEYTIGQTKAYLAERGLPVRMT